The sequence below is a genomic window from Haematobia irritans isolate KBUSLIRL chromosome 3, ASM5000362v1, whole genome shotgun sequence.
caacgaaaaccaaattaaaaactagactctcagggcataaatctgatcagaaagccactgataagcccttggagcaaaagacggcacttgcagcacattgcactttaacaggacacaaaccaaactttaaggacgtagatattttgacgcaagaaaccaattataaaaggagatttactctggagatgctacatattataaatgtacctgcagaaagacgaatgaattttaagactgatacggaccattgtgcacatatttatagaaatattgtacaaaaatatagaaagacagattagcttttagttgtaaatatactcccttgtaaagaagttcactgttctttaaatttaaatgtaattatctgtgtttttcatgtaatgatatatttttttttgttaatgtgttaaatgttttttctttttgtttaaagtaatttccctgaagacgagcatcggagatgtctcgaaatattggaaaattttaaatataaaaatacaactcaaaaaacaacaacatctgtttttattcacatgacctcaagccgaactaagcaaatataattaaaagtttaaaggtcaactaattaaaacaacaaaatacacGGAAGGCACACcgcaataattttcaaaatgaaacttTACAAAAACATTAAACATAAATATAACACAGAAACGAAAAATATAATCAAACAATATTCCAAAAGTAACAGGCAAGCAGCATCCCTAAAGGCATCAACCACTTTTCTAATAAAATGCAAACAAGCAGGTATTATACCAAAATTCATCACTAATACAACAACACATACTTATAACATCTTCAATACTAACAACTTGCCGCCAAAATTCAAACGAGAATTAGAAAAGCATAACTATAACTTTCACACTAAAGTATTGAATCTCATCATACAATACAAACACatgcaaatacacaaaaatacaaTAATGATTTCTAATGCTAAAGATAAACTAAGCAAAGTCATGAGCACGAATGACTACAACAAATTCATTGAGAGTGAAAATACTCTCAGAATATCACacaactataaaattaaaagtactcacattaaaaaactaaacgcattaaaacaacaacaacaagtagaGCTTGGCATGAACAACAAAACAAGTTGGTTTGAGAACCTCACAAATAAAACCATACCAACTAATGTTAAATGGCTGCTTTCTCTAGGACCCAAGTTTTCTCTTCCGACAACAACAACTTCCTTTCCGTTGTTCAATGTTATAGCTGAAGGCGATGAGTGCATACAAACATTAGACAATAAAGAAGAACAAGAGAACGCGAGAGTACGTTTAGCTTCTCTTATAGATGACCACATACAAAAGACTAAACCAAATAAGAAAGAGAAATTTATACTTGACACAGTGGGGGAGGCACGGAAATATCTAAAGGAAAATAAAGATTTACTTATTCTAACTGCTGATAAAGGGGGAAAAACCGTAGCGATGTATAAAGACGATTATGAAATaaagatgaaaaatattttaagagaTATTTGTACATATAGACGCTTAAAAAGAGATCCGACATCAACACtacaaaccaaaaataacaaactgGTGGAAAAATTATTCAGAATGAACATCATTGACaccaacgaaaaattaaaattgatatgTAAAACTGCTAACGCCCCTCGAATTTATGGACTTCCGAAGATACATAAGGAAGGAGTCCCTGTAAGACCGATATGTTCTTCAATAAATTCCCCCTCTTATGAACtatcaaaatatattgtaaatattttgaaaaatttgacgaaagatTCCAAATATAATGTAAAGGACGCAATTGAATTTAAGAATAAAACCAGTAATATTAAGATTGAGGACAATGAAACAATGATCTCGTTTGACGTAGTATCTCTTTTTCCAAGCATTCCAGTAAATTTGGCGATTaagattataaaagaaaaatgggACGAAATAAAGGACTATACGAAGATACCGatggatatttttatagaaatgttaactttttgtaTAAAGGACTCAAGATATTTTGTATATGATGACAAGGTGTATGAGCAACGTAAAGGAATGCCAATGGGATCACCAGCTTCACCTATTATCGCCGATATTGTAATGGAAGTACTCTTGGACTCAGTATTGGAAAAATTGactattaaaccaaaaataatgacaaaatatgtagatgatctgttctgtattttgaataaaaatgacgTTCAGGCCACTTTATCAGCTTTAAACGCCTTTGatagacaaattcaatttacgATGGAAACAGAAGAGGACAACAAGTTACCATACTTAGATACCATAATTCTAAAGCAcagaaatggaataaaaattaactggTATCAAAAGCCAACAGCCACAGGACGATTGATAAATTTCAACTCCAAACATCCTAGACGAGTTATAATGAATAcggctacaaattttataagaagagtacacgatatcagcgacaaaatatttcataaggacaacgaAGATAAGATAAGGACCATATTGCGATTAAATGATTTCCCGAATAAGACGATTGACGACCTAATACAACAtgtaaaagaacaacaaaatatcaaacatGACGAAATTGAACCCAAAAGTTATAAACCCTTGACATATGTCCCCCAATTCTCGGAAAGATTCAAATCATCTAACATGctaaataaggacaaatttcaaattgcacaaaggactcataatacagtaaatcaattcttcagcaagacaaaatctaaaattaagaaagaagacaagtcaaacgtagtatataagatcaaatgcaatggaaatgactctgatacttgccaaaaagtatatattggtacaacgaaaaccaaattaaaaactagactctcagggcataaatctgatcagaaagccactgataagcccttggagcaaaagacggcacttgcagcacattgcactttaacaggacacaaaccaaactttaaggacgtagatattttgacgcaagaaaccaattataaaaggagatttactctggagatgctacatattataaatgtacctgcagaaagacgaatgaattttaagactgatacggaccattgtgcacatatttatagaaatattgtacaaaaatatagaaagacagattagcttttagttgtaaatatactcccttgtaaagaagttcactgttctttaaatttaaatgtaattatctgtgtttttcatgtaatgatatatttttttttttgttaaaggccggtatgcacctctagcgaaattttcggtagcaaaaatttatttaagtctacaacaaaaaaacagggctgtgtacaacaaattttcaaccagctaatcgcttttaaaaattgttaatatatgttccaaatattcctcaaataaattgtttattatttacagaccttttaaaacttgtacgcacacaatgattgtaataaattatatgtttgctgccaaaatatgcttttgacaaccctgttattttcattagaggtgcgtaccagcttacgaaattgaacgctaccgaaaatttcgttagcataaatagcaatgcatatcttatgggaatgaaatttttcgctagaggtgcataccggccttaatgtgttaaatgttttttctttttgtttaaagtaatttccctgaagacgagcatcggagatgtctcgaaatattggaaaattttaaatataaaaatacaactcaaaaaacaacaacatctgtttttattcacatgacctcaagccgaactaagcaaatataattaattctcataaatataacatttatacgaatatcacatcacatttaacatatttttgtgcattaataaaagattgatgttgagttacaagttgcaatttacatgttgtagcgtctatcagccagtgcttttattcccaatggaggcagcgtgcctggaaaaatatctgaaaaactatcactttatttcatttggaaagtcaaaaattgttcaccaatatacctttcacaattttaagcgaaataactatgttttcagcacttcattatcatttttatttaaataaattataacaagctagttgtgcttggtgtttcacaaaatataaaatggctcttgtaacaatagtgatggcaaaatactttcatgcgaatagtgatggcaaaatactatcacagttcgcgattgttgccgtgtcacttacgagtgtgtggtagcgatgaggatgaaatggaactttgaaatgctggcagggctcttcattgcagccaaattttttccctgcgatcatccttttgaggtctgagaacaagaaaaagtcgctgggggccagatctggagaatatggtgggtgggaagcaattcgaagcccaattcatgaatttttgccatcgttctcaataacttgtggcacggggcgttgtcttggtggaacaatacttttttcttcttcatatgggaccgttttgccgcgatttcgacattcatacgctccaataacgccatataatagtcactgttgatggtttttcccttctcaagataatcgataaaaattatcccATGCGcatcatgtttcatccattgtcacatatcgacggaaaaactcggttgtattacgagttaacagctgcaaacaccgctcaaaatcatcaacacgttgttgtttttggtcaaatgtaagctcgcgcggcacccattttgcacagagcttccgcatatccaaatattgatgaatgatatgaccaacatgttcctttgatatctttaaggcctctgctatctcgatcaacttcattttacggtcattcaaaaccattttgtggatttttttgatgttttcgtcggtaaccacctctttccgacgtccactgcgttcaccgtcctccttgctcatttcaccacgcttgaattttgcataccaatcaattattgttgatttcccctgGGGCGGAgtacggaaactcattatcaagccaagtttttgcttccaccgtatttttccccttcaaaaaacagtattttatcaaaacacgaaattccttttttccattttttttacaataacaaaagttgcttcacaaaagacgctctatctcacaaactaattgacttacagacgtcaaattttgacacgaatcatttgaaggttggtactatatcagaccggggacttatcagccaacctattatgggcgtgtttccaaaattaaaactgCAAAGTAAAAATTCCTATTTTATCAGAAAAACTACAAAACTTAATGCAGAAAGAACACCAGGGAACATAATAGACATCTCTTAATGATTTAAtgacttaaggtgggtattaagttccagTCTAGCCgttaaaattgtcatttttatcatcatataattataaataaaccataTTAGTCATTATGTCTTGTATGGCAATGCAATTTGTAAAGATACGGTACCAATAAagacacaacaaaataaaaataaacacaatttacttgaaataatTTCTTTTGGCATAAATGTTGAATGAAAAGAGTGCAGAAACAGGCCTATtaaccaaattgaaaattcttcattttcttttcttttttaaggccggtatgcacctctagcgaaattttcggtagcaaaaatttatttaagtctacaacaacaaaaacagggctgtgaacacaaattttaaaccagctaatcgcttttaaaaattgttaatatatgttccaaatattcctcaaataaattgtttattatttacagaccttttaaaacataTACGCACACaacgattgtaataaattaaatctttgctgccaaaatatgcttttgacaaccctgttattttcattagaggtgcgtaccagctttcgaaattgaacgctaccgaaaatttcgttagcataaatagcaatgcatttcttatgggaatgaaatttttcgctagaggtgcataccggcctttagattCGTAACATCATACCCATTTTTTTCCAACTCTCTCATACATGTATAGACATCTTGTTAATTCAGATAATCTttgatcatacagtttgcgtcggcgtcacccagttcagttctctgccggccttatgaaacgtaagaaaaatattgttacgaatttgataattatagatttaagtttatttaaattagtttccgttaatttaaatttcaaattgt
It includes:
- the LOC142230815 gene encoding uncharacterized protein LOC142230815; this encodes MKLYKNIKHKYNTETKNIIKQYSKSNRQAASLKASTTFLIKCKQAGIIPKFITNTTTHTYNIFNTNNLPPKFKRELEKHNYNFHTKVLNLIIQYKHMQIHKNTIMISNAKDKLSKVMSTNDYNKFIESENTLRISHNYKIKKLGMNNKTSWFENLTNKTIPTNVKWLLSLGPKFSLPTTTTSFPLFNVIAEGDECIQTLDNKEEQENARVRLASLIDDHIQKTKPNKKEKFILDTVGEARKYLKENKDLLILTADKGGKTVAMYKDDYEIKMKNILRDICTYRRLKRDPTSTLQTKNNKLVEKLFRMNIIDTNEKLKLICKTANAPRIYGLPKIHKEGVPVRPICSSINSPSYELSKYIVNILKNLTKDSKYNVKDAIEFKNKTSNIKIEDNETMISFDVVSLFPSIPVNLAIKIIKEKWDEIKDYTKIPMDIFIEMLTFCIKDSRYFVYDDKVYEQRKGMPMGSPASPIIADIATLSALNAFDRQIQFTMETEEDNKLPYLDTIILKHRNGIKINWSSRNYQFLFIDYQGSNYASVCALILIQSAI